One Triticum dicoccoides isolate Atlit2015 ecotype Zavitan chromosome 5B, WEW_v2.0, whole genome shotgun sequence genomic window carries:
- the LOC119308408 gene encoding uncharacterized protein LOC119308408: MHRLSSSSRLPISFMASAPPRWWPLALARQIIPLLAAPNPPARRLSRFPHGSQNLATVSRVQGDESGKPYKRLPISIAQMMKNMKTDNLKKLKNIGTRGTVSEVIDEDERKSDKDAFRTTSEVMDDKSDTWGQNVNLPGFEEDQSSAAKNHITEIAVSEDEGLSDDEGYSVNGILAKSRHRDGSIYRDMDLYDWKKHYRIADRIETRLEAMTLSDPAANCNVHDGICTRHFARSMLQIYSLELAKIPVDGLVELYGYVAVRDDLDPLLNYVVNISRDDPVIVEQGSLINMIGPKRGIDMADHALLEYDMKIKSGEQEKDDLQLIDGASFIGPLGSWDQPCTFHIAGDCGSVDITLSRLLKAVEATVEVLIFEVKSSFSLSVGCLASGFNEEIQLFDGTIADSQGLKRSVVAVMKNSSIDLKFKVGALSSSSDQHCCSFKAKMHGHDIEEIKTDFALILVKVIWSTLPRGFSAMCDGLARD, translated from the exons ATGCACCGCCTCTCATCTTCTTCGCGACTTCCCATCTCTTTCATGGCATCTGCCCCGCCTCGCTGGTGGCCATTAGCGCTTGCGCGACAAATTATCCCACTCTTGGCGGCTCCAAATCCACCGGCCCGTCGTCTTTCCAG ATTTCCTCATGGATCTCAGAACCTGGCCACCGTCAGTCGAGTACAAGGCGATGAATCTGGTAAACCATATAAACGACTGCCCATCTCGATCGCTCAAATGATGAAAAACATGAAGACTGAcaatttaaaaaaattgaaaaatattggGACGAGGGGCACTGTCTCGGAGGTTATAGATGAAGATGAGAGGAAAAGTGATAAAGATGCTTTTAGGACAACATCAGAGGTTATGGATGACAAAAGTGATACATGGGGCCAAAATGTGAACTTACCTGGTTTTGAGGAAGACCAAAGTAGCGCAGCCAAGAATCACATTACTGAAATCGCTGTCAGTGAGGATGAAGGACTCAGTGATGATGAAGGATATAGTGTGAACGGTATACTTGCAAAAAGCAGACACCGTGATGGTTCTATATACAGGGATATGGATTTATATGATTGGAAAAAACATTATCGCATTGCAGACCGTATTGAGA CTCGGTTGGAGGCAATGACATTATCAGACCCTGCTGCAAATTGCAACGTTCACGATGGAATTTGTACTAGACATTTTGCTCGTAGCATGCTGCAAATTTACTCACTAGAGTTGGCTAAAATTCCTGTGGATGGCTTAGTAGAGTTGTATGGATATGTAGCAGTGCGGGATGATCTGGATCCATTGCTTAATTATGTTGTCAATATTAGCAGAGATGATCCCGTCATCGTGGAGCAG GGTTCTCTCATCAACATGATTGGCCCCAAGCGAGGGATAGATATGGCAGATCATGCTCTACTTGAATATGACATGAAGATCAAGTCAGGTGAACAAGAAAAAGATGACCTACAGCTGATTGATGGTGCATCATTCATAGGCCCCTTAGGCTCATGGGATCAACCATGCACATTTCACATTGCTGGTGATTGTGGCTCAGTTGACATAACTTTGTCACGCCTTTTAAAAGCAGTTGAGGCGACCGTAGAGGTTCTCATATTTGAAGTGAAAAGCAGTTTCAGTTTGTCCGTCGGATGTTTAGCCAGTGGGTTTAATGAAGAAATCCAGCTCTTTGATGGCACCATCGCTGATTCACAAGGCCTAAAGAGGTCCGTGGTTGCTGTAATGAAAAACTCTTCGATAGATTTGAAGTTCAAGGTAGGCGCACTGTCATCCAGTTCCGACCAACATTGCTGTTCTTTCAAGGCGAAAATGCACGGGCATGATATTGAAGAAATAAAGACTGATTTTGCATTAATCTTAGTGAAGGTGATTTGGTCGACCTTGCCTAGGGGCTTTTCCGCCATGTGTGATGGGCTGGCTCGTGATTAA